In Paramisgurnus dabryanus chromosome 7, PD_genome_1.1, whole genome shotgun sequence, the following are encoded in one genomic region:
- the LOC135769909 gene encoding probable N-acetyltransferase camello, with amino-acid sequence MSVGMAEVKSLVPMNLNTTRTNHEAETINHYDNNQEAVASLSLVHILIRRYEPSDQQAIEMIYRDATEEHINPTFIYAMTQPLHITISLFFCIGAYLLSGSVILALISGGAWVGLVYFCCYEFYTSYVREKLRTDMKDIPGHYLSNPDNCFWVAEAEMDGKRRILGIAAVEAIDDGSGKRNGELLQMSVLSTCRRAGLGQRLAKTAEDFCKERGFTKIILSTSFTQRAALAFYDKIGYKHVLVSTQSERPKWLVWMTRLKILYMEKIINCC; translated from the exons ATGTCGGTGGGCATGGCAGAAGTGAAGTCTTTGGTACCCATGAATTTAAACACTACAAGAACCAATCACGAGGCAGAGACAATAAATCACTATGACAACAATCAAGAGGCAGTGG CATCCCTTTCACTAGTGCACATTTTGATCCGGCGATATGAACCTTCTGATCaacaagccattgaaatgattTACAGAGATGCAACTGAGGAACACATCAACCCTACATTCATATACGCCATGACCCAGCCTCTTCACATCACTATAAGTCTGTTTTTTTGCATTGGTGCTTATCTGCTCAGTGGGTCTGTTATTTTGGCCCTAATATCTGGAGGAGCCTGGGTTGGCCTGGTGTACTTCTGCTGCTATGAGTTTTACACTTCTTATGTCCGGGAGAAACTGCGTACAGACATGAAGGACATTCCAGGTCACTATCTCAGCAATCCAGATAACTGCTTCTGGGTCGCTGAAGCCGAGATGGATGGTAAGCGTCGGATTTTGGGTATTGCGGCTGTGGAAGCCATAGATGACGGCAGTGGAAAGAGAAATGGAGAGCTTTTACAAATGAGCGTGTTGTCCACGTGTCGCCGTGCTGGTCTCGGTCAACGGCTGGCTAAAACCGCCGAAGACTTCTGCAAGGAACGTGGCTTCACAAAGATCATACTTTCCACCTCTTTTACTCAAAGAGCAGCCTTGGCATTTTACGATAAGATTGGCTATAAACATGTCTTGGTTAGTACTCAATCTGAGAGACCAAAGTGGTTGGTCTGGATGACTCGACTCAAAATTTTGTACATGGAGAAGATCATTAACTGCTGTTAA